Proteins encoded together in one Candidatus Paceibacterota bacterium window:
- a CDS encoding site-specific DNA-methyltransferase, giving the protein MKNSLEIKHERSVKQGQVWKLGDHRLLCGNACDEKLVTSFLSSANIQAIVTDPPYGVSYAENKTNVGTPKVNKVILNDNISSESEYREFSKKWLLPVIPRLARKNSIYIFNSDKMLFTLRNALDDVGIFFSQLVIWVKSQAVIGRKDYMPQHELILFGWYGTHAFRRSKDKSILCYPKPNSSSLHPTMKPVPLVAHLIMNSTSIGDAVYDPFGGSGTTLIACEQTKRRCFMVEEDLEYCRTIIARWEHVTSLKAEKI; this is encoded by the coding sequence ATGAAAAACTCACTGGAAATAAAGCACGAAAGATCAGTTAAACAGGGCCAAGTCTGGAAGCTTGGCGACCACCGCCTTTTGTGCGGCAACGCCTGCGACGAAAAGCTTGTCACGAGCTTCCTTTCGAGTGCAAATATCCAGGCCATCGTGACCGATCCGCCATATGGCGTCTCGTATGCGGAGAACAAGACGAACGTCGGCACGCCGAAAGTAAACAAAGTAATCCTCAATGACAATATCTCATCGGAGAGCGAGTACCGAGAATTCTCGAAGAAGTGGCTTCTGCCCGTCATACCTCGTCTCGCCCGAAAGAACAGCATATACATATTCAACTCGGACAAAATGCTCTTCACTCTACGAAACGCTCTCGATGATGTCGGCATCTTCTTCTCCCAGCTCGTGATCTGGGTCAAAAGCCAAGCGGTCATCGGCCGCAAGGACTACATGCCTCAACACGAGCTTATTCTTTTCGGTTGGTACGGCACTCATGCGTTCAGGCGAAGCAAGGACAAATCCATCCTCTGCTATCCAAAGCCCAATAGCAGTTCGCTCCATCCAACGATGAAACCAGTGCCTCTCGTGGCCCACCTCATCATGAATTCAACCTCGATTGGCGATGCCGTATACGACCCATTTGGCGGATCGGGTACGACTTTGATTGCTTGTGAGCAAACGAAGCGCAGATGCTTCATGGTCGAAGAGGATTTGGAGTATTGCAGAACAATCATCGCACGGTGGGAGCATGTGACGAGCCTTAAAGCAGAAAAAATATGA
- a CDS encoding DNA modification methylase, with product MKNKLIWHTESHTISELVPNNKNPRMMSEKQVDDLKKSLTKFNVVEIPVIDTDGKVIAGHQRLMVLKLLGRGDEKIEVRVPNRKLTKSEYDQYLLTSNRVHGDWDWEKLAADFDIGTLLSSGFDDTDLTHLFDDLSIENDDFDIDKELEKIKKPKAKLGDIYALGEHRLICADSCDPKTLKKLLSTTKVDVIDTDPPYNIGLSYDKGMGGKKSYGGNVDDSKSDVEYKKFLKSALGNALAHTKPNAHIFTYCDQRYIWLLQTLYQELGIANKRVCLWVKNNSTPTPQIAFNKQYEPCVYGTIGKPYISEKVLNLSEIMNKEVGTGNRTIDDIFDMIDIWLAKRISGADYEHPTEKPPTLHEKALRRCSKAGDVVLDLFGGSGSLLIACEQLKRKAYLVEREPIFVDLIIRRYEKLTGNKARKIS from the coding sequence ATGAAAAACAAATTAATTTGGCATACCGAGAGCCACACAATCTCGGAGCTTGTCCCAAATAACAAGAACCCGAGAATGATGAGCGAAAAGCAGGTAGATGACCTCAAAAAGAGCCTCACAAAGTTTAACGTGGTCGAGATCCCCGTTATCGACACGGATGGCAAGGTCATAGCAGGCCATCAGAGGCTCATGGTTTTGAAGCTTCTCGGCCGTGGCGATGAGAAAATCGAGGTACGCGTGCCAAATAGGAAGCTCACGAAAAGCGAATATGACCAGTATCTCCTCACATCGAACCGCGTCCACGGCGATTGGGACTGGGAGAAACTCGCCGCCGACTTCGACATAGGTACGCTCCTGTCGAGCGGCTTTGACGACACCGATCTCACCCATCTTTTTGACGACCTCTCGATCGAGAACGATGACTTTGACATTGATAAGGAGCTTGAAAAGATCAAGAAACCGAAAGCGAAACTCGGTGATATATACGCCCTCGGCGAGCATCGCCTCATCTGTGCCGATAGCTGTGACCCAAAGACCCTGAAAAAGCTCCTCAGCACGACCAAGGTCGATGTAATCGATACCGACCCTCCATACAACATCGGCCTCTCATACGACAAAGGTATGGGTGGCAAGAAATCGTATGGTGGCAACGTTGATGATTCAAAATCGGATGTCGAGTACAAAAAGTTTCTAAAATCTGCTCTCGGAAACGCTCTCGCCCACACGAAGCCCAACGCTCACATCTTCACATACTGCGACCAACGGTACATCTGGCTCTTGCAAACCCTGTATCAAGAGCTTGGCATAGCGAACAAGCGAGTGTGTCTCTGGGTGAAAAACAACTCGACGCCGACTCCTCAGATCGCATTCAACAAGCAGTATGAACCGTGCGTGTATGGAACTATCGGCAAGCCATATATCTCCGAAAAAGTGCTCAACCTCTCGGAGATCATGAACAAGGAAGTCGGCACGGGCAATCGCACCATAGACGATATCTTCGACATGATCGACATTTGGCTCGCCAAGCGCATAAGCGGGGCCGACTATGAGCACCCCACGGAAAAGCCTCCGACCCTGCATGAGAAAGCCCTCCGGAGGTGCTCAAAAGCCGGTGATGTTGTTCTTGACCTCTTCGGTGGTTCAGGGAGCCTTCTCATCGCCTGCGAACAGCTGAAGCGCAAAGCATACTTGGTCGAACGCGAGCCGATATTCGTTGATTTAATAATCCGCCGTTATGAAAAACTCACTGGAAATAAAGCACGAAAGATCAGTTAA
- the lexA gene encoding transcriptional repressor LexA, whose product MLQYLSDKDKEVYVLVRNRIVHGLKTPTLEEINKVTGKSSPRSAVLALERLEKAGLLRRMGGKIRLMSQSLTPNASISTIEVPLVGTIAAGAPILAEENVEAMIPVSTAIAKPGSKYFLLRVTGTSMNMAKVNGVKIDEGSIVLVRRQETADDGDIVVALIDDSATVKVLERKNGMVILRPKSSDPHKPIILTNNCIVQGVVVGVLPSDLY is encoded by the coding sequence ATGCTTCAATATCTAAGCGACAAGGATAAAGAGGTCTATGTGCTCGTCCGTAACAGGATAGTCCACGGCCTTAAGACTCCCACTCTCGAAGAGATAAACAAAGTGACAGGTAAGTCGTCCCCACGATCGGCGGTTCTTGCGCTCGAAAGGCTCGAAAAGGCCGGTCTTCTGAGGAGGATGGGAGGAAAAATCCGACTTATGAGTCAGAGCTTAACTCCAAACGCTTCCATCTCTACCATTGAGGTACCGCTTGTCGGCACGATTGCCGCAGGTGCTCCGATCCTCGCAGAAGAGAATGTCGAAGCGATGATTCCCGTATCGACCGCTATAGCGAAACCTGGCTCGAAGTACTTCTTGCTTCGCGTCACGGGCACGTCGATGAACATGGCGAAAGTGAATGGGGTCAAAATCGACGAAGGTAGCATCGTCTTGGTCAGGCGACAGGAGACTGCGGATGATGGGGACATTGTAGTGGCGCTTATCGACGACAGCGCGACAGTCAAGGTCCTCGAACGAAAGAATGGCATGGTCATTCTTCGCCCAAAGTCTTCCGACCCGCACAAGCCGATCATATTAACAAATAATTGTATCGTTCAGGGGGTGGTAGTCGGAGTATTGCCGTCTGATCTCTATTAA